A stretch of the Campylobacter sp. 19-13652 genome encodes the following:
- the ade gene encoding adenine deaminase — translation MRRVQPDLLIKNVKVVDVFSLNVVHSNVAIKDGKFLGVGDYYTSAECEVDAGGVYMAPTLIDGHVHIESSMLSPAELMRELVSRGVSSIVADPHEIANVCGISGVEYILNQSENIPAHVYVMLPSCVPATEFETSGARLDAKALSALISHERVLGLGEMMDFVGVINGKSEPLKKLELAKKYRKAIDGHSPMLSGERLDRYAAAGVMSDHECSSVSEFNDRISRGMWVQLREGSAAKNLSTLLPAVTLANSSRCFFCTDDRHPSDLKSEGSIDYVLKKAIKLGLDPLLGIRMASLNAHLCYGIERAGAIACGYRADFFLFDDLHDIRAKSVYIAGELIAQDGTILTGFGSKCEPILRMRARKLDKSDLRLALNSDEANVIGIIPDELITEHLRLRVKLEQGEFKFSDDDICKAVVLDRHSGKSHVGLGLVKGYGIKRAAVATSVAHDSHNIIAIGDNDDDILAAVNRVVELGGGMVVASKGRVIDELRLDIAGLMSSASIDEVASADTRLVRLARSFGVIEGVDPFMTLSFLALPVLPHLKLTDLGLFDVDKFKHIRVDEG, via the coding sequence ATGCGTAGAGTTCAGCCTGATTTATTGATTAAAAATGTAAAAGTAGTTGATGTTTTCTCTCTTAATGTGGTGCATTCAAATGTCGCTATAAAAGATGGCAAATTCCTAGGCGTTGGGGATTACTACACAAGCGCAGAGTGTGAAGTAGACGCAGGTGGTGTGTATATGGCACCTACTTTAATAGACGGACATGTGCATATTGAAAGCTCTATGCTAAGCCCAGCGGAGCTTATGAGAGAGCTTGTCTCTCGTGGGGTTAGTAGCATAGTCGCAGATCCTCACGAGATAGCAAATGTCTGCGGTATAAGCGGCGTGGAGTATATCTTAAATCAAAGCGAAAATATCCCAGCCCATGTCTATGTAATGCTGCCTTCTTGCGTGCCAGCGACTGAGTTTGAAACTAGCGGAGCGAGGCTGGATGCAAAGGCTCTAAGCGCGCTTATAAGCCATGAGAGGGTGCTAGGACTTGGCGAAATGATGGATTTTGTGGGGGTTATTAATGGCAAGAGTGAGCCTTTAAAAAAGCTAGAACTAGCCAAAAAGTACAGAAAAGCTATAGACGGACACTCACCTATGCTAAGTGGCGAGCGGCTAGATAGGTATGCTGCGGCTGGGGTTATGAGCGATCATGAGTGTAGCAGTGTGAGTGAGTTTAATGACCGTATATCTAGGGGCATGTGGGTGCAGCTTAGAGAGGGAAGTGCTGCAAAAAATTTAAGCACCCTTTTGCCAGCCGTTACCCTAGCAAACTCAAGCAGGTGCTTTTTTTGCACTGATGACCGCCATCCAAGTGATCTAAAAAGCGAGGGCAGCATAGACTACGTACTAAAAAAAGCGATAAAGCTAGGGCTTGATCCGCTTCTTGGCATTCGCATGGCAAGCCTAAACGCGCACCTTTGCTACGGCATAGAGCGCGCCGGGGCGATAGCGTGTGGGTATAGGGCTGATTTTTTCTTGTTTGATGATTTGCATGACATAAGGGCAAAAAGCGTCTATATAGCGGGTGAGCTTATCGCTCAAGATGGCACTATTTTGACTGGTTTTGGCAGTAAATGCGAGCCTATTTTACGCATGAGGGCGCGCAAGCTAGATAAAAGCGACCTGCGTCTAGCACTTAATAGTGATGAGGCAAATGTCATAGGAATAATCCCAGATGAGCTAATTACTGAGCATTTGCGCTTAAGGGTAAAGCTAGAGCAGGGCGAGTTTAAATTTAGTGATGATGACATTTGCAAAGCTGTCGTGCTAGATCGTCATAGCGGTAAGAGCCACGTTGGACTGGGACTTGTCAAAGGATACGGCATAAAGCGCGCCGCCGTGGCTACTAGTGTGGCTCACGATAGCCACAACATCATTGCAATAGGCGATAATGATGATGATATTTTAGCTGCTGTTAACCGTGTCGTGGAGCTTGGCGGAGGTATGGTCGTTGCTAGTAAAGGGCGCGTGATAGATGAGCTTAGGCTTGATATTGCGGGGCTTATGAGTAGTGCTAGTATTGATGAGGTGGCTAGTGCTGATACTAGGCTTGTTCGTCTTGCTAGAAGCTTTGGCGTTATCGAGGGGGTCGATCCATTTATGACGCTTAGCTTTTTGGCTTTGCCTGTTTTGCCACATTTAAAGCTAACAGATCTTGGATTATTTGATGTGGATAAATTTAAACATATTAGGGTAGATGAGGGCTAG
- the ppk2 gene encoding polyphosphate kinase 2 translates to MQELDKNQPKKVSIKVKKSTLEYQKELRRLQIEMLKFQNHVKDKNLRILIIMEGRDAAGKGGCIKRIAEHLNPRGCRIVALDKPSDVEKSQWYFQRYVAHLPSAGEIAIFDRSWYNRAGVEPVMGFCTQEEHKEFLKEVPKFEEMIINSGIICFKFYLSVSKAEQKRRFKRRLTDPLKQFKISPVDKKSQELWEQYSIAKYSMLLASHTPKAPWTIIASDDKKRARINIFKYILSHVDYPDKIDVKYLKYDQNLVRSGDEEIRLIEDNFNKETH, encoded by the coding sequence ATGCAAGAATTAGACAAAAATCAGCCAAAAAAGGTAAGTATAAAGGTCAAAAAAAGCACCCTTGAATATCAAAAAGAGCTTAGACGATTACAGATTGAGATGCTTAAGTTTCAAAATCATGTCAAGGACAAAAACCTACGCATACTCATTATTATGGAGGGGCGAGATGCGGCTGGTAAGGGCGGATGTATAAAACGCATAGCCGAGCATTTAAACCCAAGGGGGTGCCGTATAGTCGCACTTGACAAGCCAAGTGACGTGGAAAAATCGCAGTGGTATTTTCAGCGTTATGTTGCGCATTTGCCAAGCGCTGGCGAGATAGCGATATTTGACCGTAGCTGGTACAATAGGGCTGGCGTGGAGCCTGTGATGGGCTTTTGTACACAAGAAGAGCATAAGGAATTTTTAAAAGAGGTGCCAAAATTTGAAGAGATGATAATAAACTCTGGCATAATCTGCTTTAAATTTTATCTCTCTGTAAGCAAAGCGGAGCAAAAAAGAAGATTTAAGAGGCGGCTAACAGATCCATTAAAGCAGTTTAAAATCTCGCCAGTTGATAAAAAATCTCAAGAACTATGGGAACAGTACTCCATAGCCAAATACTCCATGCTCCTAGCCAGCCACACGCCAAAAGCGCCGTGGACAATCATAGCCTCAGACGATAAAAAACGAGCGCGAATAAATATTTTTAAGTATATCTTAAGCCACGTCGACTACCCTGACAAAATAGACGTAAAATACCTAAAATACGACCAAAATCTAGTACGAAGCGGAGATGAGGAGATAAGATTGATTGAGGATAATTTTAACAAAGAAACGCATTAA
- the dsbD gene encoding protein-disulfide reductase DsbD — protein sequence MIRKFIMLLFLSLLTTQIFAKNIDVNEAFVVNLTPAEDRFDVDFILGDERIFIYKNSFSVVVNGENITDKLAIPMGQNKGNYSIIKHDFSLLLPFSLFSKDTSSLVLNYQGCAESGICYRPQVREFSVLKDDSGGFSAKLVRLNGKSVAAKDATDNTSESVLGERGFVDKFIAIFSGDLGNDAEIANSLAGSTAIISAFVFFIYGLALSLTPCVLPMVPILSGIIVSRGGRGGFMASVVYVFAMALAYATFGVVVSLLGGGVQAWLQNEWVLGAMALVFVLLALSMFGAYEIRLPSFSGDRFSKKGGLFGVAIMGVLSTLVVSPCVAAPLAGALLFIARSGDVLFGAIMLFVMALGMGVPLLIIGISSGKWLPKPGVWMDGVKSAFGFVMLAVAAWLVGRVLGDSVVLVLWGAIGLFAVARFGLFVGSASWVRRGALLVLAIYSVLLFIGGVAGGKDYLNPLLAFTGSSVATIHSEPKFIKVSNLNELKNAIKSADGTVMVDFWASWCASCIELDEKTLSNPSVQASLERFVLIKADVSASGAASEEMMRAFEVVGPPALLFFKDGAELKEHRTSGFIPPKAMINLLEAINP from the coding sequence ATGATACGCAAATTCATAATGCTACTGTTTTTGTCGCTTCTGACTACGCAGATATTTGCTAAAAATATCGATGTAAATGAGGCTTTTGTGGTAAATTTAACCCCTGCGGAGGATAGATTTGATGTGGATTTTATCCTAGGAGATGAGAGAATTTTCATCTATAAAAATAGCTTTTCGGTTGTTGTAAATGGTGAAAATATCACAGATAAACTAGCCATACCCATGGGGCAAAATAAGGGCAATTATTCTATTATAAAGCACGATTTTAGCCTTCTTTTGCCGTTTTCGCTTTTTAGCAAAGACACCTCAAGTCTCGTGCTAAATTATCAAGGCTGTGCGGAATCTGGCATATGCTATCGTCCGCAAGTTAGGGAGTTTAGTGTACTAAAAGATGACTCGGGTGGATTTAGTGCAAAGCTTGTAAGATTAAATGGCAAGAGCGTTGCAGCAAAGGATGCTACGGACAATACGTCAGAAAGTGTGCTCGGTGAGCGTGGATTTGTGGATAAATTTATTGCGATTTTTTCAGGGGATTTGGGAAATGATGCGGAGATTGCAAACAGCTTAGCAGGCAGCACTGCTATAATCTCTGCTTTTGTGTTTTTTATCTATGGACTTGCGCTTTCTCTTACGCCTTGCGTGCTTCCTATGGTGCCTATACTCTCAGGTATTATCGTCTCTCGTGGGGGCAGGGGTGGCTTTATGGCGAGCGTGGTTTATGTGTTTGCTATGGCGCTAGCTTACGCAACATTTGGCGTGGTGGTAAGCCTGCTTGGAGGCGGAGTGCAGGCGTGGCTGCAAAATGAGTGGGTGCTTGGGGCTATGGCGCTGGTTTTTGTGTTGCTTGCGCTTAGTATGTTTGGGGCTTATGAGATACGTCTGCCCAGCTTTTCTGGTGATAGATTTTCAAAAAAAGGCGGGCTTTTTGGCGTGGCTATAATGGGTGTGTTGTCTACTTTGGTTGTTTCGCCTTGCGTTGCGGCACCGCTTGCTGGTGCGCTTTTGTTTATAGCTAGAAGTGGAGACGTGCTTTTTGGTGCGATTATGCTTTTTGTTATGGCGCTTGGCATGGGTGTTCCGCTTTTAATTATAGGCATAAGTAGTGGTAAATGGCTGCCAAAACCAGGCGTATGGATGGATGGCGTAAAGAGCGCATTTGGCTTTGTTATGCTTGCTGTGGCTGCGTGGCTTGTAGGTAGGGTTTTAGGAGATAGTGTTGTGCTTGTGCTTTGGGGTGCGATAGGGCTTTTTGCTGTGGCTAGATTTGGGCTTTTTGTTGGCTCGGCTAGCTGGGTAAGAAGGGGTGCGCTTTTAGTGCTTGCTATTTACTCGGTGCTACTTTTTATAGGCGGGGTTGCTGGAGGTAAGGATTATTTAAATCCACTTTTGGCTTTTACTGGCTCTAGTGTCGCAACTATTCACAGCGAGCCAAAATTTATCAAAGTTTCAAATTTAAACGAGCTTAAAAATGCGATTAAAAGTGCTGATGGGACTGTGATGGTTGATTTTTGGGCTAGCTGGTGTGCTAGCTGCATTGAGCTTGATGAGAAAACTCTAAGCAATCCTAGCGTGCAAGCTAGTCTAGAGCGCTTTGTTCTCATTAAAGCGGACGTTAGCGCAAGTGGTGCAGCTAGCGAGGAGATGATGAGAGCTTTTGAAGTAGTAGGGCCTCCTGCGCTTTTATTTTTTAAAGACGGTGCCGAGCTAAAAGAGCATAGAACAAGCGGCTTTATCCCGCCAAAAGCCATGATAAATCTACTTGAGGCTATAAACCCTTAA
- a CDS encoding MBL fold metallo-hydrolase, translating into MKIFCKAFGDFGTNCYIAQIDNKAFIIDPGVGATKWVLGELKSKSLTPLAILCTHGHFDHINDVADLKSELGAPVYIHKDDEFMLLGGYQFGFKFTPCKPDFAVDEGSYSEGGEEFSYLHFAGHTPGCAMIRIKDVIFSGDFLFKSSIGRWDFEYSNAHDMLKSLQKCADLKGDYTIYPGHGASTTLKAEQANLTSWAEYIRREI; encoded by the coding sequence ATGAAAATATTTTGCAAGGCATTTGGGGATTTTGGCACTAATTGCTACATCGCCCAAATAGACAATAAAGCATTTATCATTGACCCTGGCGTTGGAGCAACAAAATGGGTATTAGGAGAGCTAAAATCAAAAAGTCTAACACCTCTAGCTATACTATGCACGCACGGACATTTTGATCACATAAATGACGTAGCAGATCTAAAAAGCGAGCTTGGAGCACCAGTTTATATTCATAAAGATGATGAGTTTATGCTTTTAGGAGGCTATCAATTTGGCTTTAAATTTACACCTTGTAAGCCCGATTTTGCCGTAGACGAGGGTAGCTATAGCGAAGGCGGAGAGGAGTTTAGCTACCTGCATTTTGCTGGGCATACGCCAGGGTGCGCAATGATAAGGATAAAAGACGTGATTTTTAGCGGAGATTTTTTATTTAAATCAAGTATAGGTAGGTGGGATTTTGAATACTCAAATGCGCACGATATGCTAAAAAGCCTACAAAAGTGTGCCGATTTAAAAGGGGATTATACCATCTATCCAGGACATGGGGCTAGCACCACGCTAAAAGCAGAACAGGCAAATCTAACCTCATGGGCGGAGTATATCCGCCGTGAAATTTAA
- a CDS encoding site-specific integrase yields the protein MKLYNRNGKIYADFSVNGKRYRRGLDLAYTRANLNHAMRNVVPDLIDEIEATWGLKRDYTLSEIIELNKEHWKSLKVGTNYTYNSFSKIIFEHLGDKNIKEYNIACIDMFFATLAKCGYSSSSQQVIKAILKGCFDKAVRLGIIKSNPVFKVRITPTKKINRCIYTKEQAQFLISQAEPELKKFLYFAIYTGARANEILALNWEDIKDDYIIISKTLVPCKSKTINSPKNGKTRAVFITPVLREYLYKIRQCKGRIFKNMYSTMRIRFKAHCQNLGLEYTGLHSLRHTFASLLLNDKVEPYVISQALGHSSLTMLEKIYGHFTGYSSSDKEAIIRSLDF from the coding sequence GTGAAACTATACAATAGAAACGGTAAGATTTATGCTGATTTTAGCGTAAATGGCAAAAGGTATCGGCGTGGGCTTGACCTAGCTTACACTAGGGCAAATTTAAATCACGCAATGCGGAATGTAGTGCCTGATTTAATCGATGAGATAGAGGCTACTTGGGGGCTAAAGAGAGATTACACGCTTAGCGAGATAATAGAGCTTAATAAAGAGCATTGGAAAAGTCTAAAAGTGGGGACTAATTATACATATAACTCATTTAGCAAGATTATCTTTGAGCATTTAGGCGATAAAAATATTAAGGAGTATAATATTGCTTGCATTGATATGTTTTTTGCGACGCTTGCAAAGTGTGGTTACTCATCATCTAGTCAGCAGGTAATAAAAGCGATACTAAAAGGGTGCTTTGATAAGGCGGTTCGTCTAGGAATTATTAAAAGCAATCCTGTTTTTAAAGTGCGTATAACGCCGACAAAAAAGATAAATCGGTGTATATACACAAAAGAACAGGCTCAGTTTTTAATCTCACAAGCCGAGCCTGAGCTTAAAAAATTTTTATACTTCGCTATTTATACAGGCGCAAGAGCAAATGAAATACTTGCGCTAAACTGGGAAGATATAAAAGATGATTATATCATAATCTCAAAGACTTTGGTACCTTGTAAAAGCAAAACCATAAACTCGCCAAAAAATGGTAAGACACGAGCGGTATTTATAACGCCAGTTTTAAGAGAGTATTTGTATAAAATTAGACAATGCAAAGGGCGAATTTTTAAAAATATGTATAGCACAATGAGAATTAGATTTAAAGCACATTGTCAAAATCTAGGCTTGGAATACACAGGACTTCATAGTTTACGCCATACATTTGCTAGCCTTTTGCTAAATGACAAGGTAGAGCCATACGTCATAAGTCAAGCACTAGGGCATAGTAGTCTAACAATGCTGGAGAAAATCTATGGGCATTTTACAGGCTACAGTAGCAGCGATAAAGAGGCAATAATAAGAAGTCTTGATTTTTAG
- a CDS encoding phage antirepressor produces MNQLQIFKNQNFEVRAITQDGEPLFCLADICKVLEIQNPTDVKKAVEVEFGDDLDLIYPITDSLGREQKAIFITEPQLYFVMMRSDKPKAKPFRMWVNGEVIPSIRKHGVYAKDDVIDKAIADPDSFIKILTELKSERAKSKKLEQEAKENQSYVIYAKAVEASATSALIGDFVKTLCDGENISVGRNRIFKWLKQQGYLMNDRMPYQKYLDNGYFEVIPQVIITPKGAKERFTTRITAKGQVALSTKIIEHFKAKKAS; encoded by the coding sequence ATGAACCAGTTACAAATTTTTAAAAACCAAAACTTTGAAGTGCGTGCAATTACGCAAGACGGCGAGCCACTTTTTTGTCTAGCTGATATTTGCAAGGTGTTAGAAATTCAAAACCCAACAGATGTCAAAAAGGCGGTGGAAGTGGAGTTTGGAGATGACCTAGATTTAATCTACCCCATCACAGATAGCCTAGGCAGGGAGCAAAAAGCGATATTCATAACCGAACCCCAGCTTTATTTTGTGATGATGAGAAGCGACAAGCCAAAAGCAAAGCCTTTTCGTATGTGGGTAAATGGCGAGGTTATCCCAAGTATCCGCAAGCACGGCGTATATGCAAAAGATGATGTCATAGACAAAGCCATAGCAGACCCTGATAGCTTTATTAAAATTTTAACCGAGCTAAAAAGCGAGCGAGCCAAGAGCAAAAAGCTCGAGCAAGAAGCAAAGGAAAACCAAAGCTATGTCATCTATGCTAAAGCTGTCGAAGCCTCAGCCACATCAGCACTTATCGGAGATTTTGTAAAAACCTTGTGCGATGGCGAAAATATCAGCGTAGGGCGTAATAGAATTTTTAAATGGCTAAAACAACAAGGCTATTTAATGAATGATAGAATGCCTTATCAAAAATACCTAGATAATGGCTATTTTGAAGTTATACCACAAGTCATAATCACCCCAAAAGGGGCAAAAGAGCGTTTTACCACACGCATTACAGCCAAGGGGCAGGTCGCCTTAAGCACTAAGATAATAGAGCATTTTAAGGCTAAAAAAGCAAGTTAA
- a CDS encoding helix-turn-helix transcriptional regulator has translation MTADELKAFCKQRNLTYKELAEKIGMTEGGLQNAVKKDNISEQTAKAIELLREIENLKEQVADYEALKAILKKALN, from the coding sequence ATGACCGCAGATGAATTAAAAGCATTTTGCAAGCAAAGAAATTTAACCTACAAAGAGTTGGCAGAAAAGATAGGGATGACAGAGGGCGGTTTGCAAAATGCAGTCAAAAAAGATAATATTAGCGAGCAAACAGCCAAAGCCATTGAGCTTTTAAGAGAGATTGAAAACCTAAAAGAGCAAGTAGCAGACTACGAAGCACTAAAGGCAATCTTGAAAAAAGCCCTAAATTAA
- a CDS encoding P63C domain-containing protein: MTSEELKALNQTESTQISPVKITHKGDWKITDEISIECYVTSDSRRLLSLRGTARAMDLRGGGSGALLRNLKASWIQPFLSDQLKIWILGADTKSLEKISGVSGPRFIPFEAELFVDVCKAYVMADSKGILNESQKAIAKRLLHIMSAFAKVGIVALIDEITGYQNQREQDELQKILAKYISSEFLEWTKRFPDEFYQQIFRLKGWGSFKANHKMPQVVGKITNELIYRQLPNGVLDELRNKTPKSEAGNNLVKYHQSLTLDTGIPHLDKHLIAVITLMKVSDNWDDFLYLFDKSYSKNHQLRFNFDKERE, from the coding sequence ATGACCAGCGAAGAATTAAAGGCACTTAATCAAACAGAGTCAACTCAAATATCCCCTGTAAAAATAACCCACAAAGGCGATTGGAAAATAACAGACGAAATATCAATCGAATGCTATGTTACAAGTGATAGTCGCCGCCTTTTATCTTTGCGTGGGACAGCTAGAGCTATGGACTTAAGGGGTGGTGGCAGTGGGGCACTGCTTAGAAACCTAAAGGCGTCTTGGATACAGCCTTTTTTATCGGACCAGTTAAAAATATGGATTTTAGGGGCAGATACAAAGTCTTTGGAAAAAATCTCAGGAGTTAGCGGACCAAGGTTTATTCCGTTTGAAGCTGAGTTATTTGTAGATGTATGTAAGGCTTATGTTATGGCTGACAGTAAAGGCATACTAAACGAAAGTCAAAAAGCCATAGCAAAACGCTTATTGCATATAATGTCAGCATTTGCAAAAGTAGGCATTGTTGCGCTAATTGATGAAATCACAGGATACCAAAACCAAAGAGAGCAAGACGAGCTACAAAAAATATTAGCAAAATACATATCGTCTGAATTTTTAGAATGGACAAAACGCTTTCCAGATGAGTTTTACCAACAGATATTTAGGCTTAAAGGCTGGGGGAGCTTTAAAGCAAATCACAAAATGCCTCAAGTTGTAGGCAAGATAACAAACGAGCTAATTTATCGGCAATTGCCAAATGGTGTTTTGGATGAACTTAGAAATAAAACCCCAAAAAGTGAAGCTGGTAACAATCTAGTCAAATATCATCAAAGTTTAACCCTTGATACCGGCATACCACACCTAGATAAGCACCTAATAGCCGTAATAACGCTTATGAAAGTATCTGATAACTGGGACGATTTTTTATATCTTTTTGATAAATCATATTCAAAAAATCATCAACTAAGATTTAATTTTGATAAGGAGAGAGAATGA
- a CDS encoding ERF family protein — protein MHEILSKIQTELKAPKSQFNKFGNYAYRNCEDILEALKPLLAKHNVVITLTDKIVLVNERYYIKATATIRGEKGEISTTAYAREPLNKKGMDESQITGAASSYARKYALNGLFAIDDEKDADSEQEQKSSTKAAQKERLSPEQVGDLTQLIEASGTVLADFLGYFKVREIAEVPYDVARQMLLKKLQKAKNEAQTGA, from the coding sequence ATGCACGAAATACTAAGCAAAATTCAAACCGAGCTAAAAGCTCCAAAAAGTCAGTTTAATAAATTTGGCAACTATGCATACCGCAACTGCGAGGACATCCTAGAAGCCCTTAAACCCCTGCTAGCTAAGCACAACGTAGTTATAACTCTAACCGATAAGATAGTCTTAGTAAATGAGCGCTACTACATAAAAGCTACAGCCACCATAAGAGGCGAAAAGGGCGAAATAAGCACCACTGCGTACGCTAGAGAGCCGCTAAACAAAAAGGGAATGGACGAGAGTCAAATCACAGGTGCAGCTAGTAGTTACGCTAGGAAATATGCTTTAAATGGACTGTTTGCCATCGATGATGAAAAGGACGCCGATAGCGAGCAAGAGCAAAAATCAAGCACAAAAGCAGCCCAAAAAGAAAGGCTTAGCCCAGAGCAGGTAGGCGACTTAACTCAGCTAATAGAAGCCTCAGGTACAGTTTTGGCTGATTTTTTGGGGTACTTTAAAGTGCGAGAAATTGCAGAAGTGCCGTATGATGTAGCTCGCCAAATGCTACTAAAAAAGCTACAAAAAGCTAAAAACGAAGCGCAAACTGGTGCGTGA
- a CDS encoding lambda-exonuclease family protein → MIVNLTQNSPEWLLFRRDKFNASEAGAVMGVGFIKPYELAAQKYGNAKSNTYVNEAMRLGHEYEPRLREHLNDTMSLNLKPAVFQSDDDGRFCASLDGYDAGADTFCEIKFSSDEYEYVKQTGAPSEKYFWQIQHQFYACNIKNCIFCVGRLNDSFELDIITLPIKRDDEAIKRLIKAWNEFEATYKDSKLDDEWASLSDELSAINKQIKALQARADELKERAIEKADGKEIKAYSLTIYKTQRKASFDYASYCKAKGLIPDEAYAKPASISWSVRVN, encoded by the coding sequence ATGATTGTTAACCTTACACAAAATAGCCCTGAGTGGCTTCTGTTTCGCCGTGATAAATTTAACGCAAGCGAGGCTGGGGCTGTTATGGGAGTAGGCTTTATTAAGCCATATGAGCTAGCAGCGCAAAAATACGGCAATGCTAAATCAAACACGTACGTAAACGAAGCCATGCGGCTGGGGCATGAGTATGAGCCTAGATTGCGAGAGCATTTAAATGATACGATGAGTTTAAATCTAAAGCCTGCGGTATTTCAAAGCGATGATGATGGGCGCTTTTGTGCTAGCCTTGATGGATATGACGCAGGGGCTGATACGTTTTGCGAGATTAAGTTTAGCTCTGATGAGTATGAGTATGTAAAGCAAACAGGAGCGCCAAGTGAGAAATACTTTTGGCAAATCCAGCACCAGTTTTACGCCTGCAATATTAAAAACTGCATATTTTGCGTGGGGCGCTTAAACGATAGCTTTGAGCTTGATATTATCACTTTACCCATAAAACGAGATGACGAGGCGATAAAGCGTCTAATAAAAGCATGGAATGAATTTGAAGCCACTTATAAGGATAGTAAGCTAGATGATGAGTGGGCTAGCCTAAGTGATGAGCTTAGCGCAATAAACAAGCAGATAAAAGCCCTGCAAGCTAGAGCTGATGAGCTAAAAGAGCGAGCCATAGAAAAAGCAGACGGCAAGGAGATAAAAGCCTACTCACTTACCATATACAAAACCCAGCGCAAAGCCAGCTTTGACTATGCTAGCTACTGCAAGGCTAAGGGGCTAATACCTGATGAGGCTTATGCTAAACCAGCAAGCATTAGCTGGAGTGTGAGAGTGAATTAA
- a CDS encoding DNA-binding transcriptional regulator, whose translation MEKETKGSNNIVKEVCAELGITQKELAERMGVSSGMPAKWAMKDGNPPEWAIKFIKLLIEHKQIKDRLDKFNQAFALIDKARS comes from the coding sequence ATGGAGAAAGAGACAAAGGGGAGTAATAACATAGTAAAAGAAGTATGCGCTGAGCTAGGTATTACGCAAAAGGAGCTAGCGGAGAGAATGGGGGTTAGTAGTGGAATGCCTGCAAAATGGGCAATGAAAGACGGCAACCCACCTGAATGGGCTATCAAATTTATAAAGCTTTTGATAGAACACAAGCAAATAAAGGATAGGCTAGATAAATTTAACCAAGCCTTCGCTTTAATTGATAAAGCTAGAAGTTAA
- a CDS encoding NYN domain-containing protein, giving the protein MRVIAYIDGYNLYHSIDDLKDDSLKWLDLRKLCERFLKDGDELVQVFYFTASPTHIQEKLSRHQAYTKALQKAGVTPIFGKFKKKIAKCKICKQSYQTHEEKQSDINIAINLIKHALTDRFDKAFLITADTDLVSTIKMLKRLAPQKPLILLTPPNRHKYATELIQNATSHREIKKSHLKQALLDECGRPEKYNPKKG; this is encoded by the coding sequence ATGCGAGTTATAGCCTACATTGACGGATACAATCTCTACCACTCTATTGATGATTTAAAAGACGATAGCCTAAAATGGCTAGACTTACGCAAGCTTTGCGAGCGTTTTTTAAAAGACGGCGACGAGCTGGTGCAGGTTTTTTATTTTACCGCTAGCCCTACACATATTCAAGAAAAGCTATCAAGACACCAAGCCTACACCAAAGCACTGCAAAAAGCAGGGGTTACACCTATTTTTGGCAAATTTAAAAAGAAAATTGCAAAATGCAAGATATGCAAGCAAAGCTACCAAACCCACGAAGAAAAGCAAAGCGACATCAATATCGCAATAAATTTAATCAAACACGCCCTAACAGACCGCTTTGACAAAGCATTTTTAATAACAGCCGACACAGACCTAGTCAGCACTATTAAGATGCTAAAACGCCTAGCTCCGCAAAAGCCGCTTATATTACTAACACCACCAAATAGGCATAAATACGCCACAGAGCTAATACAAAACGCCACATCTCACAGGGAGATTAAAAAATCACACCTAAAACAGGCTTTGCTTGATGAGTGTGGCAGACCAGAAAAATACAACCCAAAGAAAGGATAG
- a CDS encoding YlcI/YnfO family protein produces the protein MEKETNTSYNLQIKIPQELKEKLEAKAKEAGVSLNQYIMFMFIREAKE, from the coding sequence ATGGAGAAAGAGACAAATACAAGCTACAATCTACAAATAAAAATACCACAAGAGCTCAAAGAAAAGCTAGAAGCTAAGGCGAAGGAAGCAGGCGTAAGTTTAAATCAATACATTATGTTTATGTTTATTAGAGAAGCCAAAGAATAG